In the Rhododendron vialii isolate Sample 1 chromosome 2a, ASM3025357v1 genome, CGATCCTCATAGACAAATCCTCACAAAATTAAGATCCGGATCCTCTTACATGAGGCATTGATTCATAATCGTATTGAAAGAGCTTACGAACCCACCTCCGCTTATAAGGCCCCGATGTGAAACATTTTGTCTTGGTTTGGcaacacaattcacacccccgATGAGTTTTGGCCAAGTCACTGTTgggagtattatttatggaTCGGTTTCGAGATGTCCATATATTATTCCCTGGAGGAGACCCAAATAATACCCCCTCCCAACCTCCATTACAGCTACAAAATAACCTTGTTCTCTCATTTTATCCCtcttccaaacaaaatattattttatcccttttttttttataacctcattcaaacctacTAATTTTTTATCTACCCTCCATAAAAATCACATTAATATATGAGCTCatccttcataaataatactcaTACTATTTCGTCatcccttcataaataatatcGAGTAGATCTAAAACTCATCCCGCATCCAATAatcccttcataaataatatcGAGTAGATCTAAAACTCATCCCGCATCCAATAATCGGACCCCTAGCGTAATGGCGGAGGAGCCTGTCATGGCCATGTGACTATGCGGGGCGCTGAAAAGTCTCCCTATCCTCTTCCTCGGAAAAACTATTCGGTGCTCCCGATGCAATTTCTTGAACAATCACTACGTTAAATTAAACCAGCTGTATGGAATCAATTTCTTGAACAATCAGTACAAAATTAACTGCAGGTGTTAGCCTGGTGATCAAACTCTGTGACTTTAGAAATTTGCTCATACTAACCTGTTTTGATCAATCTATTACGTGTGCCGATTAATATCCGGAGTCCTATCCAGCAATCCAGTAGGAGGAGGCTTAATAAGTCAAAGCTGGGTCCAAATAAATTGGCCCTATAGGAGCTGACAGAACATGAGGTTTTGAATCTAAGACTCTAGACCATGGATAAGAAATATGACATGGCATGCCGAATGGAAGCATTGGCATGAGAAGCAAGTTCAATCAAAATGTCAAATGTTTATGTATTATTTGGCATTCCATCTCTcgtgtcaaatttgacattgaTGTCAAAATTTATCTTTGATTACTTTACTCTCCAAAACTTcctgaaataaaaaatttgacattttgGTTGAAGTCGGCATCTTGAAGATGCCAAATTCAACATGTCAAATAGTCACATaaccttcaaaaaatattggcatCCTCAAATTTGAAGCTaaagttggagatgctctaaagtcTCAGATACAAAACTTATCATGTTCTATCAGCTTCTATAGGGCTAATTTATTCGGACCCGGCTCTGATTAATTAAGCCTCCTTCTCTTGGATGGCTGGATAGGACTCCCGAAATTAATTGGCACATGGAATATATTGATCAAAACAGCCTTAGAATAATTgagatatccaaaaaaaaaaaaaaaaaactctgcaaAATAATCGGAGCtgaattttgtttcttattttttgtttaggcCATAATGGAGGATTTGGTCAAGACTGCTAGACTCTGCTACAGAAAAAGCTCACCAGACGTCAAACAAGCAGcacaaaaattttcaattcgCTCGATGACAACAAAGACGGGAAGGTGAGTCTCCATGAATTTCTATGGTTTATGCGGCAGGAAGGCCACACGAAAATGAGGAATCGCCATTTCTTCAAAGAACTGAACAAAGACGGGAGTGGAAACCTAGAATTCATGGAAGTTATGTCTCTTTACTACGTAATCAAAAGTGGGAGGCCATTTTGTAGTGGGTGCGTTAAGTTTATTCCGGGAATGTATTTCGCTTGCAAAAAATGCTTCGAAAATGGCCACAACTCGTTTTGCGTTTGTCCAGAGTGTTACGATGATGAACTTTTTCTTCATGAGCATGTCCAGTTCTTGGATAACTATGCTTTGTTGGAAGCCAGGAGAATGCAAGGGATTGCTACTTATTCGAACCAGCACAAGGTAATATTTGAAGCAAGGAATTAAAGGTTAATTATTCAATAGTACTGCCCCATCGAGTATCCTGTGGCAATGTTTGTTCGCATGTTACTACCAGCAAATCACGTAACGAACATTTGTAGGCGAGAAACAATTAATAACCCTTTCGTGATGAAAGTAGAAGCATGGGTGGAGCCAGAATTTATGAACAATGGGATCAACAAACTGCTTGTAACCGGAGTCCTTGACACGTATGGTCGAGTTTGATATACATAAGAGAAATGCTAAAGACACATCAATGCGTCACACCTCATAATTTTGATGGGTTCTTAAGAGAAATTTCAGATATTTTATGTGGTTAACTATGTCAAAAAtcaatactccctccatcctatTTTCATTGTCAATTATTCTGTTTGCCTCTTTTATATCTTttgtctatatcttttagtgtgaatcttgaaaaatatgcaatatatatggatcttatttaatagatctcgatgagtttatataatataaagttttcaaaattatgaaaaatattatagattgaaaaatataaatccATACtacttttaaatgtacgaagatGTTTTCTCAGTTTTTGCTTTCCACAAATGTCCCAAACACTTGCAATTAATACCAGCCATGTCTTACGCCCCTTCTCAACCACACAATACAACGGCTCTTAAACGATACAACCTAAAACGAAGCACCGCACCACTCCCGCGCCTCCACACCAAATTAGTGAATGTCTCTGAAAACCCCCTCTAGAATCCCTTGTATTGACGACCCCCTTGCGACGATCGATAGCGCCCTCTCCTCCCTGCGCCCCAAGAAATCCTCTTATTCCCTCATTGTCCCTGAAACCTAACCCATCTCTTCTCAACTCTTGCGTCTCCAAGCCTTACCCTACACTCTACGGTCGCACCAACGGACATCAAATCCAGTGGCGTGTCTTGAACTACTCCTACGGATGACTCCAGTGCCCATCAAATCCACAAGCGTTGCGACGTCGTACACCTCCAGTGCCCACCATCTCTCACCAGCGCCCACCAAATCCATCGGCACTGTTCTTCATTTGTTGTTGCCCACTGTTCTTCAGAATCCCTCCCTACCGGAGTTCTCTCGATTTGAAATGGTAAGCATTCCTTAAATATGTTAATCTAATGCTGAGTTTAGATCATAACTGAGTTGCTCATGCCAAACAGTTACTGCACGTAAGTTGTTTGATGAATGGTTTTGAAATTTCTAAACCCCACGTTCTTTTTTTTGAGGCACTGTATTCTCTTATGGCACCTGTTTCTTTCCCTTCACCTCTCCTTTTGCGAGTGCTATATTTCGGACAATAGATTCTCATTTCTCGATGTTCCTGCCGATTGAGAAATAAACGCGCAAATGATTGGTTCTTAAAGTTTGCCGCTGATGGGGAAATCGAGGTGGTTGTCGCCGTGGACATCGATGTTGCAACGTACTCTATACTCAACATAAAGTACACCGTGCTCTTTTGTGATTCGTAAGCAATAAAACACAGTTTCATTAGATGCACTATTATTAAGAAAGACAAGGTCATTTGCCCTCACTAACTGCCCCATTCAAATGAGCTGCTCAACCAATCATAGTCTGCTCTCGAACCTCCCACAAAAAGGTAGAATTTCCAAGACTTCTGATATGGTAAATCTTGAAGTTCAAACCAACACAAGCTTTCTATGTTTTCTTTCGCCTTTTTATGGTTATGCTCACAAAGTATTTGTGCTTATCGAATCAATTACTCATGCTATGTCGCTATTGAATTCAAACTACTAACCTATTTTGCTACGTTATCAAAGTAACAAACCCCATGCCAAGTAGGAGCTAGACAAAAAACCAAAGCTGCAGTTTGAACAGTGGGCTGAAATAGCTTTCGCAACTTGGAATTTCAACCAATGCAGCTTTAGGATGTCATTAGTCACCTCTCCTATTTACCAAAGCACTGCAATAGCAACCCTCTCTGTATTTTCTCTAGAGCTCTACCTTTGGTTTAGTTGGTCAGGTTCCTTGTGTTCCTTTGCACGTCGACATAAATATTAACTAGgttcaaaacaaaccaaagccCACATAAACATCAAACAGACCATTAGCTGCCAATTGAACTTGAACTTATGGGTTTCAGTAGAAACTAAAACTGCCAACTTTTGTCAGACATCCCACTCCATTTAAGCATATATGCTAAGAAATACATTCTGGTAATCTGAATAATTTTCATCTATTTAACCTTTCATCAGAGTCCTTACAGGGAACATTTGATCACCGGATTATTTTTGGAAGGACTGAGAAAGATGGGATTAATGATGGGGATAAAGGGGACATGTGCATCTATGGGATAATATATGGGATTGTATGTAGTACGATTAGTTGTACCACATTTGATTTGGAAGGGATAAATGATGTGATAAGGAATGGAGAATCGTCTTTTATCATTGGATGAAGAGGGAAATAATCCCAGTCAGGATATTGGATACTCCCTTTCATGGGATATTAAGTGggcaaccctctctctctctctctctctctctctctctctctctctctctctctctctctcagagcctgagtaccttCCGGCTCATAGAAGTTTCTTCTGACAACAAAAGGTAATTGTTCATCTTTGCCATGATATAGTTGACTTTTGACATTGACCATGTTGATTTTCCGTTTCTTCTTCCCAatgctttttgttgttttcaattGCTCCCTTAAGTTTCTCTATtctaattttctcttttgagaTCTATTTCCTTAATTATTGTTTCAAATCCTTTTGTTGGTGTTGACAATTATTTACGCACATCCTACATATCCAAGGAGTGACAATTTTGACAACTTATGGCCAAATGTAGATCTTCTTCCTAACTCCCACTTCCAACAGAAAAGGGAggagaaaagaaattattttacttttaagtAATAGTATTTTGTGCTATCTACCACTGATTAGAGTCTCCTCTAAAAAAGTCCTTacattccaatttttttaatcctttaCGAATTGTGGGTGGGCCTTTCACGTCGATAAGGTTGGTGAATTAGGTTCTTGCATTCAAAAATAGGTGTAGTAGCCCTTAAGGATGCAAGGTCACTAGAGATAGAAAGCTTATATTTGGATAGTAGCCAAGAAGTAAGTAAATGGATACTAGAGTGAAGACTTTTGGATTTGTAGTTATGTCCATTGGGCCACATTCTACTTCTTCCTTGTGCAACATGGGTTTCTTTTGCACCAAGCGTGTTTAATTGTCACGTTATGAACATGAGTTTACGATCTTGCGTGTGAACAAAAAGGCGGCGTACCCAGTCTTTTAAGTTAACATTGGATCTTTGCATTGGTAGAAATGAATTGGGAATTGGCTTCAATGATGGACAAGTCTATATTAGGGACGTGAAAAGCATATGTAtgtaaaaaaaacttatatcaATGCATGTAAAAGGTTTGAAGATGCATTTTAGTATGAGTGACGTGAAAAAAGGATGCTGGATTATGTATTTCTCCTTTCTAATTGCCCCTGTGTCTTGTTTTTTTGCCCCTGTGTCTTGTTTGAGTTGTTTCCTTTCAAAACATAATTTCCTATGCATCTGTTGATTTTTGTACCTTGAATATTGATGTACTAAATTTAATCCTAGCGGATATTTGAACTGGAACAAATGTTCCAAAACATGGTATACATTTGTTCACAGACAGTGAATTTAACTATCCAAATGATTGCCGAAATTAGGTTCTCTGGTAGATAACAaatgaaaataaccaaaatctaGCGCCACCAAATTCTTGGTGAAAATGGTATTAATGCTCATATCAACAGCTTTTTGCATAACAATGTGATGAACGAAAGTTAGCTTTAGTGTCTGTTTAAGAACCACATGGAAATAATCAATATCTAGCGCCACCAAATTTTGGGTGAAAATGGTGATTAATGCTCATAGCAACAACTTTTTGCATAAGAATGTGATGAACGAAAGTTAGCTTTAGTGGCTGTTTAAGAACCACAGAAACGTCCAACGGTCTGAAGTATTGAAATATGACAAGTGTCGGACACATACGCAACATGGGGCACTCTTTGGCACACTTGTGAGACACGCCTAAATATGTGtccaatttttgtgttttatttgttaagTCGGAtacattgtggatactctaggTCACATTTGAGGCACTTTTCGGATACATTAAGGCCACACTAGGATGTTAAGAtcattctttttctatttttttaatttaatcaGTTGGCATGAGTCATTTGTAGTGTTTGCACGTTAACCTACACCTGTTTGGCTAGATTCTTGAAATATTGGCAGTAGAAcgtgtttatttttgttatgttattctATTTGTATTATATGTTATATTTGATGCATATAAGTGCACACAATCCTTTTTCTTGCTAGCAATGATACACTTATTTCAGAAACCCGTCTTCAtctaattgattttgtttttgtgttcttGCAGGCAAGACTTCTCCAATTATGTTATTCGGAACCGATCTGATTTTAGTGGGAATCTACtatgaaaacaacaaaatcaaaggcTACTATTTCTGTATGGGTAAGAATTTTATAGAGTTTGAGTTCAATCACGCCTATTTTAAAGCCCTGCAAAGCTTTGATACAAGTACAAACCACAAACCACATGTATTATTAGAACTACCACACCTGAACATTTTGACAAGGGAGATTGGTTTTGTAGGGGGCTTTTGCAATAGATCTATTTAAACTAGACCATTCGAAATGTTGACTTAGACGAATTTGAGATATGATGGGCAACCTGGAGTGTACCTGGCATTCCAGCCATTTGGCCAATGGTAAAACCGAGGACTTCATATCAATGATATTGTTTGCATTGTGCTTGCTTGGgccgccattcaaaaaaaaagaaatgtgcTTGCTCGGGCCGATAGATTTCCGGAATgagcaagtggagtggagtgcagttgttGCCTccattgtagggggatgaaaacaattgatgcttcggatcaattggattgcaacggcttattcgtgcctcttcaccggaaccctagctcgacgtctgaaccctaatctgcaaaatagacagggggtgagtgcacctttgcctctcgtggcaaaggccctccgatgcctttgttagtatcacgtactagaaaactcaaccctaattatcagtaggaaagcaataataatgcaacgtattgcgtaccttttacctctaggttttcctcttatttatagattcacgtatgcttgctggccaagcatccgtattgccctaggattcctaaatcgtataggaatcctaggatatcaaggattctcgtttcctttatcagttcattactttaatccttgtaggactcttttccataacaagccgaacatcccatactcgttgggtatctttctcagatcctatattattgggatcttattcctttacgggacatgactattctgaatcttccagagtattccctctgctcctactctcgattggagctccttctttgttcggccatctcatggccgaacagacggcttggaccagttccTTCACAtataacttggtccaatgtaatcggaatgtctctaactgccgaacagtcagtttatagccatgatttctcatatcattggcccttaatttgccgaacaaacagcatggatcaatgacttctcatatcattggtccatattgctgttgactatattgcccggcggtaagtcctgtcatacttaccacgtgctcccgaatatcacgtgttcggcaactaaatgtatgtgttcgggaatacctccctacaattgctccccagcttcatttatttaccactgttcgggggaaatatatgatgcttagaaacaggatttaatttagaccagactcttctgatcccgtgcagtcatattttcaatatttcattgatgccttttggcacctctgtcattataccatttcggggtaaatgactccacgtggcacgttttcgtatgcctagcattaatttcgaactgacgttctatgaaacggtgtcagaacggtttctgctttccgttactttaacctgcaacggcgtgagaggagacgtttcgtctccgtctcttacccttaaacccctgaaagggctctttttggtttttcatccaaaacattcaaactttcagtttttctcttaaagctttccgccatcgccgccgtctgcaaactcgattgcactccagggaatcgtcacaatattctcgtaagattctcgttctcactccctttcttcttcttaggtttccatctgagatctcattctcagattttgtgggtcgtttctagggtttcaattcgtacccatttccatcttttcttcttttctgaatatactcatggcggatgacaaccctcctagacccagtaagtttaggaagctttgtgatacccctgctgccatggcggcatttagagaaaaatacaatatttctgaaaacgtagggcttgaactcgccccattaggagcggataagGACGCTGGATCGTGGggtagaatgtgtatcccaatcgtgtccattgtcgaaggcggggtccgtttcccccttcatccattacttcgccagattttaagctggtaccgtcttacacccatgcaagtttctacgaacgttttcagattgataatggggactatagccctaaatgggattctagagaccaatttaggaatctgggacatccagtggtggtatagtatagtactaaaccctgagtacaatacttactacttcaaagttaggagagcagagaagcgcttcgtgctcaatctgccagattctgctcgtgaccacgagatcgacttcctctatgtgactggagcattcgagcctttaggggaagatggccaagtgctggggctccattgcccccacatatggggctatccacgtatgctcttgattttacccttttacaattcttcatttactgctttctcgtagcttttccatgtactaaatttggtttttcgatttgaattttgcagctgaaaacgttaatcatcgtcccagacgtacaccaagcaacatccgaacagaggacattaacaaagtcctaaaatataaaggcgtgcctggtacccgaatagctggtcggggtcgtgacgctgacgtgcttctgggatacgatcctgcgtacagaggtgtcatcgacaggaggcttgctcaccccagcaccagtgctgcctccacatcaactgctcctcagcctaggagcacaagagccaacgcaggagtaactgtagctggtcaattgggtgaaatccctatttccgaaggagttccgttacctcgagttagagttcgaagatccagacaggtcattcctcttcaacctGAACAGTCAGtgttgaatcttgacaccagtcaatcatcttcttcaggttactctcaattttctcctaactcaagtaccatgacacgtcagcctttaaacctcagctctctcctcaccgtctcttctcggggacggggatctggtcgggtagcttccacagggaacgcccctcctgcaccccgtcgtaacagaggaggttcgaaccgctccacttcatctcgtgaagtggagactaccatagaggccagtgatgctcacagagacaaacggcctagatcagaagacccaactggtactgcttctcaagcagacaccgaaacacatcaccctgtttcaccaactacccaagtacttcctcaaacatggactcctctattcactagaggagaccgtcccgttcacgtcggggacagtgctagttcgtcggaaacagcacttgctctggcccaaggattgctactccctgttgacttacagaaagagtcttcgtctccccctgatcggcttgtgtccactggtctcgtcagtggaatcaaggtaacaaaaacttctcctttaaaagctccaattttgtaaTATTTACGagaaaagttactcacgttgtggtatttgctatagtttatccaaaaaatggtcgtactgggccaaaaattccaggaagctgaagccgagaggatcaggcttttaaatgataACACCAagctgatccgaacagtcacgagattagagagggagagagataaagctaaagctgatttgtctgagtcaaagggcaagcttgagaccacggaggagagccttcatcaagttttggctgagatggacagcaccaaaaaggcatcctttgaagatggttatcagaagggttttgacgccacaacatcaagttatgtcgagcagatgcctgatattcaagatcaaatctgggttgcttgctgggaggcgtgccttacaaaggcaggagttgctgaggattctcccctatgggttgagaatgatctaccaagtcaccaagttgcagctccagcagatgatgttgatcaacagatcgacgactttgcagatgttgatgaagaaatacaagtggaatcacaaaatgacgttgtacaatcatctgttctggaagtggCCACTGAGATTggtatcccagaggtacaaactgctattgctgttgctgaggctgatgtccctcctgaggttcagaacctggattaagatagtaaacaggtagttttaaaaatcttccggctggtcttgcatgaccatagctttctttaccctgcgtggtaccagtactatcaatactttatttaacacaggtattcggcccttcgtggcataaccttatgttctgctcggcttccatgtttgcagcatctgttcgtatgcaatttcaatctaagtatttcgtactgttaagcatcatttgtttgcataagtattcgtactttaagcaaatctttcacacatgatttcctgttctgaattttaagtttcacgtacttaaaagtgTTCCACCTTGAATGTTCTTAAGTTTCATGTACTTTAAACaaggcatataagtgtgctcatacttaatcacacaagtgtttcatacttgtgtttaagtgtcacgtacttaactgtttgaaaatcacacaagtgtttcgtacgtGTATTAAAGTGTTAtgtacttaactgtttgaaaatcacacaagtgttttcgtacttgtattaAAGTGTtacgtacttgtgtttaagtatcacgtacttaatgttgttaagtttctcgtacttgaacaaatgtggctaacatatactcgttatgttttcaagccatgccaataaacgtttacaagagtctcgtacttgcattcgttaagtttcacgtactcacacaacaacttctaagtatcacgtacttagaactactcgtgtattcacacaaaaacgcctaagtatcacgtacttaaagttttgaaaatcttacaagtgtttcgtacttgtgtttcagtttcacgtactgaactatataccctgctccccaatacgaatgagggaaactaatctcgtagttcgtatttaaaacaaataccaatattctagattagaacataacaattatactaaaaaaatgattttatgcataatcggtaaaactcaagagggcgtttattcgtaccccttgcaactaaaatatagaataagggaattatattcgtaattcccacacaatcacgtagtgcaaatctaaaatagaactgaatgcttctttttaaacaaagaactttcgtagattatgaacattccaaggcctcgaaATTGggtcaccatccagatctgccaatttataggctcctatgcccacaatctcagttactctatacgggccttcccagttggcccccagcttgccttcgttagccaccttggtgttgccgagcacttttcgtagcacaaggtcaccaacaccaaattctcgagggtgaacatgtttgttgtagcctttcatcagctgttcttggtaagaagcaagatgtaccaaggctttttctctcctctcctcggcaaggtcaagctcgatttgtagggccctgtcattgcctccactttcaaccaaaacggtcctgttggccGGCAGGCCgacctccagaggtatgacagcctctgttccataggccaatgaatagggggtctctccagtagacctcctaggcgttgttcgatgagcccacaggaccaatggtaattcgtcaggccactttcccttagctttgtccagcctcttctttatcccatctaggatagttttattagatgcctctgcttgcccattactctgagggtaggctggggtggaataaaaatttcttattccatattgggcacaaaaagccttgaatttcttctggaattgggatccattgtctgtgatcaatgaataagggaccccaaaacgagtgatgatgcttttccaaacgaacctttctatcatagtctcggtgattttggccagtggttctgcctcaatccactttgtaaaatagtcagttgcaacaagcaggaattttcgatttccagttgctttgtgcaatggacccacgatatccatcccccattgagcaaaaggccagggacttgtcaaaggcaccagatcttcggcgggtgtccgaatcattggtgagaatttttgacacttctcacaaatcttgacatacacctttgcatcttcttgcatgtgtggccaccagtagccttgagtaattgctcggtgggcaatagatctgcctccagcatggctctcacatgttccctcgtggatttcatgaaggaacttctgtaccatttcaggatgtacgcatagcaaatatggacccgtaaaggatttcctgtacaattttccctctggggacagccaaaacctagcagatttgacccttatcttgtgggcctcctttttgtcagaagggagtatctcgtctcgtaagaactccatgattgggtccatccaacttggtccttggttcacgtccaagaccaagtctacactcctcccaatgctcggctttTTCAGATATTCGACTGAAACCTTTCGTTTGAATtcggttggtacagctgcagccaaccaagctaaagaatctgtatgagcattctgtccagaactaatTTGCTCGATATATACCCTCttgaaggtatcaagcaagtctttggcTACTTGCACGTAAGccaacatcttttcatttcgagtttcatactcgccggacagctgatttaccacaagctgggaatcacaatacaccctaaccctttctgctttaagggtttttgcacttcttaatcctgccaagagtgcttcatattcagccacattattcgatgcactgaatccaagccgaacagagagttcaatcagaactctttgaggaggaaagaggacaactccaattccagaaccagtatttcacgctgatccatcaacgaataacttccattcttggggatcctgttcggctatgggttgatccttcaaggaagatgtcttagctgcctgttcctttctcgtaggaggcaagggagcaacagcgggggaaaactctgccacaaaatcagccaacacctggcctttaattgctgtgcgtggctgatacttgagatcatactgacttaactctacggaccatgtcgagatccttcccgagaaatctgcctttcgaagcagtgattttaatggatactcagtataaaccacaaccttatggctttggaagtagtgtggcaatttcctagtTGCCGTCCTAAGTgtcaggacaagtttttctaaaggcagatacctcgtctctgcatccaacaatgtcttg is a window encoding:
- the LOC131317616 gene encoding uncharacterized protein LOC131317616 isoform X1 gives rise to the protein MRQEGHTKMRNRHFFKELNKDGSGNLEFMEVMSLYYVIKSGRPFCSGCVKFIPGMYFACKKCFENGHNSFCVCPECYDDELFLHEHVQFLDNYALLEARRMQGIATYSNQHKPSSSVTITEEPTSTTNAVVLHERPKPQWRHLAPRVVEVSLNALDFALNAAKIYCTSNVCTIM